A section of the Marinoscillum sp. 108 genome encodes:
- a CDS encoding DinB family protein encodes MPINQSAINLLDQVKYIVRQMTSDQYVLPISTLSNATIGQHVRHLLEFFLCLQDAQLTRSLDYDDRKHDQYLQTDVKLALGVTNALQNTLQQQDKDFPIAMRANYDIEVENSIDISTSFFRELAYNIEHAIHHMALIKIGLREAFPEVDIPEHFGVASSTVRYQKSQNT; translated from the coding sequence ATGCCTATTAATCAATCTGCTATCAACCTGCTGGATCAGGTCAAATACATTGTTCGCCAGATGACCAGTGACCAGTATGTACTACCGATCTCTACCCTGAGCAATGCCACCATTGGTCAGCATGTGCGTCACTTGCTTGAGTTTTTTCTATGCCTTCAGGATGCCCAACTAACACGCTCCCTGGACTACGATGACCGCAAGCACGATCAGTACCTGCAAACGGATGTGAAGTTGGCACTGGGTGTGACCAATGCACTTCAGAACACTCTTCAACAACAAGACAAGGATTTTCCTATAGCAATGAGGGCCAACTACGACATTGAGGTCGAAAATTCCATTGACATCTCTACCTCATTTTTTCGCGAACTGGCTTACAATATTGAACATGCCATACACCACATGGCGTTGATTAAAATCGGCCTGAGAGAAGCCTTTCCGGAGGTGGATATACCTGAGCATTTTGGCGTGGCCAGTTCTACGGTGCGCTATCAAAAATCTCAAAACACCTGA
- a CDS encoding YHS domain-containing (seleno)protein — MIKFFSLITLVFLMQEGHLNLDKQGVAMEGYDPVSYFNGKPTAGQSGYFYQFEGARYYFSSSENLEIFKLTPEKYVPQYGGWCAYAMGETGDKVKIDPETFRITDGKLYLFYNFRGNNTLIPWKQNELPLMEKANKNWNTKYVSD; from the coding sequence ATGATCAAATTTTTTAGCCTCATTACTTTGGTTTTCCTCATGCAGGAGGGCCATCTCAACCTTGACAAACAAGGAGTAGCCATGGAGGGATATGATCCTGTGAGTTATTTTAATGGCAAACCCACAGCCGGTCAAAGTGGATATTTCTATCAATTTGAGGGAGCCCGGTATTACTTTTCATCCTCAGAAAATCTGGAAATTTTTAAATTAACACCTGAAAAATACGTGCCCCAATATGGCGGCTGGTGTGCGTATGCCATGGGTGAGACCGGAGACAAAGTGAAAATAGACCCGGAAACATTCAGAATTACGGACGGTAAACTCTATCTCTTTTACAACTTCCGGGGTAACAATACCTTGATCCCATGGAAACAAAACGAATTGCCGCTGATGGAAAAAGCCAACAAAAATTGGAACACCAAATACGTTTCTGATTAA
- a CDS encoding regulatory protein RecX — translation MDRRALLKQAKAKAAKFCSSKERAPFQVYEKLMAWELREDEAQEVLAELTEERFVDERRFCKAFCHDKFEFNHWGKNRIQQELYRFRLSQEVITEGMNYIDPDRYQKTLEDLARKKWNSLMDELWPKKQKTMAYLIGKGYEIDLVMETVNQLSVSQQ, via the coding sequence ATGGACCGCAGGGCTTTACTCAAGCAGGCCAAAGCCAAAGCTGCCAAATTCTGCTCCTCCAAAGAGCGTGCGCCCTTTCAGGTATATGAAAAACTCATGGCCTGGGAGCTACGTGAGGACGAAGCGCAGGAGGTTTTGGCAGAACTCACAGAGGAACGTTTCGTAGATGAGCGGCGATTTTGCAAAGCCTTTTGCCATGACAAGTTTGAGTTTAACCATTGGGGGAAAAACCGCATTCAGCAAGAGCTGTATCGCTTCCGCTTGTCTCAGGAGGTGATCACCGAAGGGATGAACTACATAGACCCCGACAGGTACCAAAAGACTCTGGAGGATCTGGCCAGAAAAAAGTGGAACAGTCTGATGGATGAGCTTTGGCCAAAAAAACAAAAAACCATGGCCTATCTGATCGGAAAGGGCTATGAAATAGATCTGGTCATGGAGACGGTTAATCAATTGTCGGTTAGCCAACAATAG
- a CDS encoding YcxB family protein, with the protein MIVRTKKYQLATGTYIKTALVSVLKEQWWVGLIYLAICAGYLWIPNWWWIIGATIGLVLYLLFWLIQFAGVTQLEQGKFMFQKLSYEITSQQILLKINPKQGMPMKWEQIKRVKKGKDHFVLFVSKAQLLYFPFKIFNNENEIKFIETVLKRKGFIK; encoded by the coding sequence ATGATTGTAAGAACCAAAAAATATCAACTTGCCACAGGCACTTATATAAAAACAGCCCTTGTTTCAGTATTGAAAGAGCAATGGTGGGTAGGGCTCATTTACCTGGCCATCTGTGCAGGCTACCTGTGGATTCCAAACTGGTGGTGGATCATCGGTGCGACCATCGGCCTTGTACTTTATCTGCTTTTCTGGTTGATCCAGTTTGCTGGTGTCACGCAACTGGAGCAGGGCAAGTTCATGTTTCAAAAGCTGTCGTATGAAATCACCAGTCAGCAAATTCTTCTCAAAATCAACCCCAAGCAGGGCATGCCCATGAAATGGGAGCAAATCAAAAGGGTGAAGAAGGGCAAGGATCATTTCGTGTTGTTTGTGAGCAAGGCACAACTCCTCTATTTCCCTTTCAAGATTTTCAACAACGAAAATGAAATCAAGTTCATTGAGACCGTTCTGAAAAGAAAAGGTTTTATCAAATAG
- the nadC gene encoding carboxylating nicotinate-nucleotide diphosphorylase — translation MSAPYLTEQNIRYFIKTALSEDIGDGDHSSLGSIPKNQVSHARLLIKDHGIIAGLTLAERIFHYVDKSIKIDFKKKDGDFVSNGDIGFTVEGKAQAILSAERLVLNCLQRMSGIATYTHRMNLLIRGSRARLLDTRKTTPNFRLPEKWAVLIGGGVNHRFGLYDMVMLKDNHIDYAGGVKEAITETVAYLKANNLDLKIEVEVRNLEELEQVLEVGHVHRVLLDNMLPSAIREAIGMIRGRMETEASGGINEKNIGDIAETGVDFISVGALTHSYKSLDISLKAIK, via the coding sequence ATGTCAGCACCCTATCTCACTGAGCAAAATATTCGGTATTTCATCAAGACGGCTTTGTCTGAAGACATTGGTGATGGGGATCATAGTTCTCTAGGGAGCATCCCTAAAAATCAGGTGAGCCATGCCCGCCTCCTGATCAAGGATCACGGGATCATTGCCGGCCTCACCCTGGCTGAGCGCATCTTTCATTATGTAGACAAGTCCATCAAGATCGATTTCAAGAAAAAAGATGGGGATTTTGTAAGCAATGGGGACATTGGGTTTACTGTGGAGGGCAAGGCGCAGGCCATCCTCAGTGCGGAACGGTTGGTACTCAACTGCCTGCAGCGCATGAGTGGCATAGCCACCTACACCCACCGAATGAACCTGCTCATCAGAGGATCACGAGCACGCCTGCTGGACACCCGAAAAACCACTCCCAATTTTCGCCTGCCGGAAAAATGGGCAGTATTAATAGGTGGAGGTGTCAACCATCGGTTTGGTCTGTACGATATGGTGATGCTGAAAGATAACCACATAGACTATGCTGGGGGTGTAAAGGAAGCCATCACGGAAACAGTGGCCTACCTGAAAGCCAACAACCTCGACCTTAAAATAGAAGTGGAGGTACGCAACCTCGAGGAGCTGGAGCAGGTGCTGGAGGTGGGGCACGTTCACCGAGTGCTTCTGGACAACATGCTGCCCTCAGCCATTCGGGAGGCCATCGGTATGATCAGAGGCCGGATGGAGACAGAAGCCTCAGGAGGTATTAATGAAAAAAACATTGGAGATATTGCCGAAACCGGGGTGGATTTCATTTCAGTGGGTGCGTTGACTCATTCCTATAAAAGTCTTGACATCAGCTTAAAAGCGATAAAATAA
- a CDS encoding DUF4783 domain-containing protein — translation MIKIGFLLSSLLFTFFTPTQEDILANIAVAMKAGSSKELIKFCNTNIEIKVDGKASNYSIAQAEVVLKDFFLKNPPKGFQYIHQGSSPEGLKYTIGTYSLEEGSYRVVMVVKNVKNQFKIDTINFSRE, via the coding sequence ATGATAAAAATAGGCTTCTTACTGAGCTCGCTTCTATTTACATTCTTCACCCCCACTCAGGAAGACATTCTGGCGAATATTGCTGTGGCAATGAAAGCTGGTAGTTCGAAAGAGTTGATCAAATTTTGTAATACCAACATTGAGATCAAAGTGGATGGCAAAGCCTCAAACTATAGCATTGCCCAGGCTGAAGTGGTATTGAAGGACTTTTTTCTCAAAAACCCACCGAAAGGGTTTCAGTACATTCATCAAGGATCCTCACCCGAGGGACTGAAGTACACCATCGGCACCTACTCGCTTGAGGAAGGCAGTTATCGTGTGGTGATGGTAGTGAAAAATGTAAAAAATCAGTTCAAAATAGACACCATCAACTTTAGCCGCGAATAA
- the gpmI gene encoding 2,3-bisphosphoglycerate-independent phosphoglycerate mutase — MNKKVILIILDGWGIATDKSVSAVDKAKTPFMDSLYGKYVNSTLEASGLAVGLPEGQMGNSEVGHMNIGAGRVVYQDLVKINKAAEEGTLAKEKELVAAFDYAKKEGKKIHFIGLVSDGGVHSHINHLKGLLTAADANGCKDVLVHAFTDGRDCDPKSGKGFMQEVQEHMTKTTGKIASITGRYFAMDRDKRWERVKLAYDAMVNAKGEVETEDVLSAIQASYDAGVTDEFIKPIIHTENGAPVGHIADGDVVMCFNFRTDRGREITEVLTQNDLPDHGMKTLDLYYLTMTNYDDTFKGVKVVFDKDNLKQTLGEVLEAHGKKQIRIAETEKYPHVTFFFSGGREKEFVGETRLLCPSPKVATYDLQPEMSANDIKDKIIVELKKEEVDFVCLNFANPDMVGHTGVFEAAVKACETVDACASEVVDVALAHGYSSIIIADHGNSDMMINPDGSPNTAHTTNLVPFILVDNDFKGTLKPGKLGDLAPTILKLMGVPKPAEMTGEELL; from the coding sequence ATGAATAAAAAAGTAATCCTGATTATACTAGACGGCTGGGGAATCGCTACAGATAAGAGTGTTTCGGCTGTTGACAAAGCCAAGACTCCTTTTATGGATAGTCTATATGGAAAATACGTAAACAGCACGCTGGAGGCTTCAGGCCTGGCTGTAGGTTTGCCAGAGGGGCAAATGGGTAACTCCGAAGTGGGACATATGAACATTGGTGCTGGTAGGGTGGTCTATCAGGACCTGGTGAAAATCAATAAAGCTGCCGAAGAAGGTACACTGGCCAAAGAGAAAGAGTTGGTGGCGGCTTTTGATTATGCTAAGAAAGAAGGAAAGAAAATACATTTTATAGGGTTGGTGTCTGACGGTGGAGTGCACTCGCACATCAACCACCTCAAAGGGCTCCTGACGGCAGCGGATGCCAATGGTTGCAAGGACGTATTGGTACATGCCTTTACGGATGGCCGGGACTGTGACCCCAAAAGTGGAAAAGGCTTCATGCAAGAGGTGCAAGAGCATATGACCAAAACTACTGGAAAGATCGCTTCCATCACTGGACGTTATTTTGCCATGGACCGTGACAAGAGATGGGAACGGGTGAAGCTGGCGTATGATGCCATGGTGAATGCCAAAGGGGAAGTGGAGACCGAAGATGTACTGTCGGCCATTCAGGCGTCATATGATGCGGGAGTGACGGATGAGTTTATCAAGCCGATTATTCATACAGAAAACGGTGCGCCTGTTGGACACATAGCGGATGGCGATGTGGTCATGTGCTTTAATTTCCGAACTGACAGAGGACGTGAGATTACCGAGGTATTGACTCAGAATGACCTGCCGGATCATGGCATGAAAACGCTGGACCTCTACTACCTCACCATGACAAACTATGACGATACTTTCAAAGGTGTCAAGGTGGTTTTTGATAAAGACAACCTGAAGCAGACGCTGGGCGAAGTGCTGGAAGCGCATGGAAAAAAGCAGATTCGAATTGCTGAAACAGAAAAATACCCTCACGTGACCTTCTTCTTTTCTGGAGGACGGGAAAAGGAATTTGTAGGCGAGACCAGGTTGCTCTGTCCATCCCCTAAGGTGGCCACGTACGATCTGCAGCCCGAAATGAGTGCCAATGATATCAAGGATAAAATCATTGTTGAGCTGAAGAAGGAGGAGGTAGATTTCGTTTGTTTGAACTTTGCCAACCCTGATATGGTAGGACACACGGGCGTTTTTGAGGCGGCTGTGAAAGCCTGCGAAACGGTGGACGCCTGTGCCAGTGAAGTAGTGGACGTGGCGCTTGCGCACGGGTATTCCAGTATCATTATCGCGGATCACGGCAATTCGGACATGATGATCAACCCGGACGGATCACCCAACACGGCACATACTACCAATCTGGTGCCTTTTATTTTGGTGGACAATGACTTCAAAGGCACCTTGAAGCCGGGCAAGCTGGGAGATCTGGCACCCACCATTCTGAAGTTGATGGGTGTGCCAAAACCTGCTGAAATGACCGGTGAGGAATTACTTTGA
- a CDS encoding ABC transporter ATP-binding protein: MSKEERKKLNREGLKNLSGIFSYMWPYKVPFITGLVLLVVSSSLFMVFPFVAGKLIDIASGKQEWFIQNIGTAALLLLGVLLFQSIVSFFRVFLFAIVTENAMANIRTDLYQRMMTLPMAFFDQNRAGELVSRISNDVSLLQNTFSVTLAELIRQTIILIAGIGLIFYTTPALSIFMLATFPVIVVLAFVFGKFIRKLSKKTQDQLAEANVIVDETIQSISSVKSFTSELFEILRYRKSMGGVVKTALRVARYRAAFISFIIFMIFGGIVAVMWYGATLVQSGDMSVGDLLSFVLYTTFIGASIAGIGDLFGQVQKAVGASERILEIQNEDPEQDLSQPKSEVDLHGDIQFREVAFSYPTRRELPVLKGINLKIKAGEKIALVGHSGAGKSTIVQLLMRFYGVSAGAISIAGKNINEIDLTALRAHIGIVPQEVILFGGTIGENIRYGKPEATHQEITEAAQQANALEFIQSFPEGFDTLVGERGVKLSGGQRQRIAIARAVLKNPSILVLDEATSSLDSESEHLVQQALDTLMKDRTTIIIAHRLATIREVDKIYVLENGQVIESGTHAELLTEKGAYKNFIDLQLLQN, encoded by the coding sequence ATGAGCAAGGAAGAGAGGAAAAAGCTAAACCGCGAGGGCCTGAAAAACCTGAGCGGGATATTTAGCTACATGTGGCCCTACAAGGTGCCATTTATTACGGGTCTGGTGCTACTGGTGGTTTCCAGTAGTCTTTTCATGGTATTTCCATTTGTGGCCGGGAAGCTCATTGATATTGCGTCCGGGAAGCAGGAGTGGTTTATTCAGAATATTGGTACCGCAGCTTTGCTGTTGTTGGGCGTATTGCTCTTTCAAAGCATTGTTTCCTTTTTCCGGGTTTTTCTGTTTGCCATCGTGACCGAAAATGCCATGGCCAACATTCGCACGGACTTATATCAGCGGATGATGACCCTCCCCATGGCTTTTTTTGATCAGAACCGGGCAGGAGAGTTGGTGAGTAGGATCTCCAATGATGTGTCATTGTTGCAAAATACTTTTTCTGTCACCCTGGCCGAGCTCATCAGGCAGACCATTATTTTGATTGCCGGAATCGGACTGATTTTTTACACCACTCCGGCGCTGAGTATTTTTATGCTGGCTACTTTTCCGGTCATCGTGGTGTTGGCTTTTGTATTTGGAAAATTCATCCGAAAACTTTCTAAAAAAACACAGGATCAGCTGGCAGAAGCCAATGTGATCGTGGATGAAACCATCCAAAGTATCAGTTCGGTGAAATCATTTACTTCAGAGCTTTTTGAAATACTGAGATACCGAAAATCTATGGGCGGAGTAGTAAAAACCGCCCTGCGGGTAGCCAGGTACAGAGCTGCGTTTATCTCCTTTATCATATTCATGATCTTCGGGGGCATTGTGGCGGTGATGTGGTATGGCGCTACCTTGGTACAATCCGGCGATATGTCTGTGGGTGATTTGCTTTCTTTCGTGCTCTACACCACATTCATAGGGGCTTCCATTGCCGGGATTGGGGACTTGTTTGGCCAGGTGCAGAAGGCTGTGGGTGCATCAGAGCGTATTTTGGAAATACAAAATGAAGATCCGGAACAGGACTTATCTCAGCCCAAAAGCGAAGTGGATTTGCATGGAGATATCCAATTTAGGGAAGTGGCTTTCAGCTACCCTACTCGCCGGGAGCTACCGGTGCTCAAGGGAATCAACCTAAAGATCAAAGCAGGGGAGAAAATTGCCCTGGTAGGGCACAGTGGAGCGGGCAAGTCCACCATAGTGCAGCTACTCATGCGTTTTTACGGGGTTTCTGCAGGGGCCATTTCTATAGCAGGTAAAAATATCAACGAAATAGATTTAACGGCCCTGCGGGCACACATCGGGATTGTGCCTCAGGAGGTGATTCTTTTTGGGGGCACCATAGGGGAGAATATCCGATATGGTAAACCAGAGGCCACCCATCAGGAAATTACCGAGGCTGCCCAACAAGCGAATGCCCTGGAGTTTATCCAGTCTTTTCCGGAGGGTTTTGATACCCTGGTGGGAGAGCGTGGTGTCAAGCTGTCAGGTGGGCAGCGCCAGCGGATTGCCATAGCCCGGGCCGTACTGAAGAACCCTTCGATCCTTGTATTGGATGAGGCAACCAGTTCGTTGGACTCTGAGTCTGAGCATCTGGTGCAGCAGGCCCTGGATACCTTGATGAAAGACCGAACCACCATCATCATTGCGCACCGACTGGCCACCATTCGTGAAGTAGATAAGATATATGTTTTAGAAAATGGGCAGGTCATCGAATCAGGTACACACGCTGAGCTGCTCACCGAAAAGGGAGCCTACAAGAATTTTATAGACCTTCAACTCCTTCAAAACTAG
- the corA gene encoding magnesium/cobalt transporter CorA, with protein sequence MNNPFNDLKKLNPIKYSPISFSRKRPKTGLAPGSLIYTGKVHTDHVNIHVIDYTDERIDEVDIEDVNDLQQYNNPNSVTWINIQGLHDVDIISKIGEMMGLHPLTLEDILDTNQRPKVEEFDEHLYISLKMINHLDNLNKIDIEQVSLVIHENFVICFQEKPGDVFNDIRSRLKNGKGRARKRGADYLAYMLLDIIIDYYYETLDQVWARIEVLENFVVRRPQRIQLKDIQLLRKDLIQLRRFMYPVRDVVHALSSRSSSYFSDNTLMFIRDTYDHAVQVVENLDTYREILTSVMDLYLSQLSIKMNEVMKVLTIIATIFIPLTFIAGIYGMNFEHMPELGWAISYPVGFYSLIGVVTLVMIVYMKSRRWL encoded by the coding sequence ATGAACAACCCTTTCAACGACCTGAAGAAATTAAACCCTATCAAATACAGCCCTATCTCTTTCAGCCGAAAAAGACCCAAAACAGGACTGGCTCCAGGTAGTCTTATTTACACAGGAAAAGTACACACCGATCATGTGAATATCCACGTGATCGACTACACCGATGAGCGGATTGATGAAGTAGACATAGAGGACGTCAACGACCTCCAGCAGTACAACAACCCCAACTCCGTCACCTGGATCAACATACAGGGCCTGCACGATGTAGACATTATTTCAAAAATTGGAGAAATGATGGGACTGCACCCATTAACCCTCGAAGACATCCTGGACACTAACCAGCGACCCAAAGTGGAGGAGTTTGACGAACACCTTTATATCTCTCTGAAAATGATCAACCACCTCGATAACCTCAATAAGATCGATATTGAGCAGGTCAGTTTGGTCATCCACGAAAATTTTGTAATCTGCTTCCAGGAAAAACCCGGTGATGTATTCAATGACATCCGAAGCAGGCTTAAAAACGGAAAGGGCCGCGCCAGAAAGCGTGGAGCTGATTACCTGGCCTATATGCTGTTGGACATCATCATTGACTACTACTATGAAACCCTGGATCAGGTTTGGGCCAGAATAGAGGTATTGGAAAATTTCGTGGTGCGTAGACCTCAGCGCATTCAACTAAAGGACATTCAGCTGCTCAGAAAAGACCTCATCCAACTCCGCAGGTTTATGTATCCGGTGCGCGATGTGGTGCATGCATTATCCAGCAGGAGCTCTTCCTACTTCTCAGACAACACGTTGATGTTCATCCGGGATACGTATGACCATGCCGTGCAGGTGGTAGAAAACCTGGACACCTATCGTGAAATCCTCACCAGTGTAATGGACCTTTATCTTTCTCAGCTCAGCATCAAAATGAACGAGGTAATGAAGGTACTGACCATCATTGCCACCATTTTTATTCCGCTCACCTTCATCGCAGGGATATACGGGATGAACTTTGAGCACATGCCAGAGCTGGGCTGGGCCATCAGCTACCCTGTGGGCTTCTATAGCCTGATAGGTGTGGTCACGCTTGTGATGATCGTCTACATGAAGAGCAGGCGCTGGCTCTAG
- a CDS encoding TerC/Alx family metal homeostasis membrane protein gives MLLTLFSGENEGLLFGVFGVIIILFLLVDLGFFHKAHQKVTQREALLQSLFWVAVSVCYGMVIYFYGEGPTASFEFFSAYVTEKALSIDNIFVILLILRYFNVKEEYYHNILFWGILGAIVFRAIFIFVGAFLIAQFHWILYIFGAFLIYSGVKIFSEEGDMEIEPEKNPVMKWAKKIFPFTTNTADGKFWVKENGKRLFTPLFLVIILIESTDLIFAVDSIPAAFAISQNEFVIYTSNIFAVMGLRAMFFLLANVLDKFYLLQKGLSVVLIFIGAKMMLEMEILQDALGTIFGVEHITIPIFLSFGVIIFLLFASIVLSLIFPKKPELVESEH, from the coding sequence ATGCTGTTAACCTTATTCTCTGGTGAAAATGAAGGCCTGCTCTTTGGAGTATTTGGCGTCATAATCATCTTGTTCCTCTTGGTGGATTTGGGATTTTTCCACAAGGCACATCAAAAAGTAACACAACGTGAAGCCCTGCTACAGAGTTTGTTCTGGGTGGCTGTTTCGGTGTGTTATGGCATGGTGATCTACTTCTACGGTGAAGGCCCTACAGCCTCGTTTGAGTTTTTCTCGGCGTACGTTACCGAAAAAGCCCTTTCTATTGACAATATCTTCGTGATATTGCTCATCCTCCGGTATTTCAATGTGAAGGAAGAATATTATCACAATATTCTTTTTTGGGGGATACTGGGAGCCATTGTATTTCGGGCCATTTTCATATTCGTGGGGGCATTCCTCATCGCACAGTTCCACTGGATACTTTACATCTTCGGAGCATTCCTGATCTACTCAGGGGTGAAGATCTTCAGCGAAGAAGGGGATATGGAAATAGAACCTGAGAAAAATCCCGTTATGAAATGGGCTAAGAAAATATTTCCATTCACTACCAACACTGCGGATGGAAAGTTCTGGGTCAAAGAAAATGGGAAAAGGCTTTTCACGCCATTGTTTTTGGTGATCATCCTTATTGAGTCTACGGATTTGATTTTCGCGGTGGACTCAATACCTGCGGCATTTGCGATTTCGCAAAATGAATTTGTGATCTATACTTCCAACATCTTTGCAGTAATGGGGCTGAGGGCGATGTTTTTCCTTCTAGCGAACGTACTGGACAAGTTCTATCTACTTCAAAAAGGCCTCTCGGTCGTTTTGATCTTCATAGGAGCCAAAATGATGCTGGAGATGGAGATTTTGCAAGATGCCCTGGGTACGATTTTCGGGGTGGAGCATATCACCATTCCTATCTTCCTGTCCTTTGGAGTAATTATCTTCTTACTGTTTGCTTCCATCGTACTGTCTCTGATCTTCCCTAAGAAGCCGGAGTTGGTAGAGAGCGAGCACTAA
- the purE gene encoding 5-(carboxyamino)imidazole ribonucleotide mutase, whose amino-acid sequence MSNPQVGIIMGSQSDLPVMSEAAEILEELGIEVEVTIVSAHRTPHRMLEYAENAAARGLKVIVAGAGGAAHLPGMVASLTTLPVIGVPVKSRNSIDGWDSVLSILQMPGGIPVATVALDGAKNAGILAAEIIGAFVPEVSKKLADYKRSLKEKVLESAQTLEARGWKSNKIGF is encoded by the coding sequence ATGAGCAATCCACAGGTAGGCATCATCATGGGCAGTCAGTCAGACCTTCCGGTCATGTCTGAGGCCGCAGAAATATTGGAAGAACTGGGTATCGAGGTAGAAGTGACCATTGTCTCGGCACATCGTACGCCACACCGCATGCTGGAGTATGCCGAAAATGCCGCCGCCCGTGGACTGAAAGTGATCGTGGCTGGCGCCGGAGGCGCCGCACATCTGCCTGGCATGGTGGCATCACTTACCACCCTGCCGGTAATAGGCGTGCCTGTAAAATCCAGGAATTCCATAGATGGCTGGGACTCGGTACTCTCCATCCTGCAAATGCCTGGCGGCATTCCGGTAGCCACCGTAGCACTGGATGGTGCCAAAAACGCCGGTATCCTGGCCGCAGAAATCATTGGAGCTTTTGTCCCGGAGGTATCTAAAAAACTCGCAGACTACAAGCGCTCACTCAAAGAGAAAGTACTCGAATCTGCCCAGACCCTGGAAGCCAGAGGCTGGAAATCAAATAAGATTGGATTCTAA
- a CDS encoding 5-(carboxyamino)imidazole ribonucleotide synthase, whose amino-acid sequence MKRDITDLRIGVLGGGQLGRMMLQSATDFNLEIHMIDPDPSAPCAKIAHSFVQGDLQDYDAVMAFGKQMDLITIEIEAVNTDALKALQAQGKKVFPQPEIIELIQDKRKQKTFYKANRIPTADFILTENKAEVAQHRDFLPAVNKLGKGGYDGRGVQVLRSEKDLDKAFEAPSLLEKLIDFKKELSVIVARSASGEVKCFPLVELVFHPQANLVEFLFAPAEVSAAIEAEAQQLAEDVITKLDMVGLLAVEMFLTQDDQLLVNEIAPRTHNSGHHTIEANITSQFEQHLRAILDLPLGATDLIKPAAMVNVLGEDDYTGAARYEGLHELMAIPGVHLHLYGKKITKPFRKMGHITITDENTITLKEKALQVKEILKVKA is encoded by the coding sequence ATGAAGCGAGACATAACAGACCTCAGAATCGGTGTTTTGGGTGGCGGCCAGCTGGGCCGAATGATGCTCCAGTCAGCCACAGATTTCAACCTGGAGATCCATATGATCGACCCTGACCCCAGCGCTCCTTGTGCCAAAATCGCCCATAGCTTCGTGCAGGGTGACCTGCAGGATTATGATGCCGTGATGGCGTTTGGAAAGCAAATGGACCTCATCACCATCGAAATAGAGGCCGTGAATACAGACGCTCTCAAGGCGCTGCAAGCTCAGGGCAAAAAAGTTTTTCCTCAGCCCGAAATCATCGAACTGATTCAGGACAAGCGCAAGCAAAAAACCTTTTATAAAGCCAACAGGATTCCCACGGCAGATTTCATCCTGACAGAAAACAAAGCCGAAGTGGCTCAGCACAGAGATTTCCTTCCCGCGGTGAATAAACTGGGCAAAGGCGGTTATGACGGCCGTGGGGTACAAGTACTCCGAAGCGAAAAGGACCTTGACAAAGCTTTCGAAGCACCCTCGCTACTGGAGAAGCTTATTGACTTCAAAAAGGAGCTGAGTGTAATCGTGGCCCGGAGCGCTTCGGGTGAGGTAAAGTGCTTTCCATTAGTGGAGTTGGTCTTTCACCCACAAGCCAATCTGGTGGAGTTTTTATTCGCCCCGGCAGAAGTGTCCGCAGCCATAGAAGCAGAAGCTCAGCAGCTGGCCGAAGACGTGATCACCAAACTAGACATGGTAGGGCTGCTAGCGGTGGAGATGTTTCTCACCCAAGACGATCAGCTCCTGGTGAATGAGATCGCTCCACGTACGCACAACAGCGGGCACCATACCATTGAAGCGAACATCACCTCACAGTTTGAGCAACACCTCAGAGCTATTTTGGACCTCCCCCTGGGTGCCACAGACCTGATCAAACCTGCGGCCATGGTGAATGTACTGGGTGAAGATGACTACACCGGTGCTGCACGCTACGAGGGCTTGCATGAACTGATGGCTATACCGGGTGTTCACCTGCACCTGTACGGGAAAAAGATCACCAAGCCCTTCCGCAAAATGGGACACATTACCATCACAGACGAAAACACCATAACTTTAAAGGAGAAAGCCCTTCAGGTAAAAGAAATTTTAAAAGTAAAAGCATGA